A genomic segment from Yimella sp. cx-51 encodes:
- the nusB gene encoding transcription antitermination factor NusB: protein MGARTKARKRALDLLFEAEQRSVNAVALLDERVAAPVTPAPLPEYTGVLVRGVVHHWVAINDALTTYSKDWPLDRMPAVDRNLLRIGAYELLFNDDVPDKVAIAESVALATELSTDESPKFVNGLLNRLAEVKSTLV, encoded by the coding sequence ATGGGCGCTCGCACCAAGGCGCGTAAGCGTGCCCTCGACCTGCTCTTCGAAGCCGAGCAGCGCAGCGTGAACGCTGTTGCGCTGCTCGACGAGCGCGTCGCCGCGCCCGTGACGCCCGCACCGCTGCCGGAATACACCGGCGTGCTGGTGCGTGGTGTCGTCCATCACTGGGTGGCGATCAACGACGCGCTCACCACGTACAGCAAGGACTGGCCGCTCGACCGCATGCCGGCCGTCGACCGCAACCTCCTTCGCATCGGCGCCTACGAGCTGCTCTTCAACGACGACGTGCCCGACAAGGTGGCGATCGCCGAATCCGTCGCTCTGGCAACGGAACTGTCGACGGATGAGTCGCCGAAGTTCGTCAACGGACTGTTGAACAGGCTCGCCGAGGTGAAGTCGACGCTCGTCTGA
- a CDS encoding FMN-binding glutamate synthase family protein → MKRSLLAAVPAAAAAAVAAHDMLQRKHSLMRNFPIIGHARYGIEKIGPELRQYIVAANDEERPFSRDQRAWIYASCKGENNYVAFGTDNNVETEEGYPIIKHRTFSPTPPPTGIHAGDEVHLPSAKVLGAPRGRVQAFRPDSLVNVSAMSFGSLSGRAIEALNRGVQLAGAMHNTGEGGLSAHHRHGGDLVFQVGTGYFGCRDEQGRFDLERLVDLVQSAPVRAIEIKLSQGAKPGLGGVLPGAKVTEEIAQIRGVPVGQDVISPSRHAEFNDVDSMLDFVELIAQRTGLPVGIKSAVGDMTFWDDLAGSMAGGARGVDFVTIDGGEGGTGAAPLVFTDAVALPYLIGFTRVYARFARAGITDQLTFIGSGKLGLPRSAAVAFALGVDMVNVAREPMLALGCLQTQKCHKGTCPTGVATQNKWLERGLDPELKAERVAKYLAALRRDLLKVSEAVGVIHPSLLEPGDVELMLGTRKGTPLGEVYDYQDGWGVLGEPWRSQIQEIMLGTAPVGGSAPPSATSQAN, encoded by the coding sequence ATGAAGCGATCCCTCCTCGCAGCGGTGCCCGCCGCGGCGGCCGCCGCCGTCGCAGCCCACGACATGTTGCAGCGCAAGCACTCCCTGATGCGCAACTTCCCGATCATCGGACACGCCCGCTACGGCATCGAGAAGATCGGCCCGGAGCTGCGTCAGTACATCGTGGCCGCCAACGACGAGGAGCGGCCGTTCAGCCGTGATCAACGCGCGTGGATCTACGCCTCGTGCAAGGGCGAGAACAATTACGTGGCCTTCGGCACCGACAACAACGTCGAGACCGAGGAGGGCTACCCGATCATCAAGCACCGCACCTTCTCCCCGACTCCCCCACCGACCGGCATCCACGCCGGCGACGAGGTGCACCTTCCCAGCGCCAAGGTGTTGGGTGCACCGCGCGGACGCGTCCAGGCCTTTCGTCCGGACAGCCTGGTGAATGTCTCGGCGATGAGCTTCGGCTCGCTCTCGGGCCGGGCGATCGAGGCGCTCAACCGCGGCGTCCAGCTTGCTGGCGCCATGCACAACACCGGCGAAGGCGGCTTGTCTGCGCATCACCGGCACGGTGGAGATCTCGTCTTCCAGGTGGGCACCGGCTATTTCGGATGTCGTGACGAGCAGGGACGTTTCGATCTCGAGCGGTTGGTCGACCTCGTGCAATCAGCACCGGTGAGGGCGATCGAGATCAAGCTCTCGCAGGGCGCCAAGCCCGGCCTCGGCGGCGTGCTGCCGGGTGCGAAGGTGACCGAGGAGATCGCGCAGATCCGCGGTGTGCCCGTCGGTCAGGACGTCATCAGCCCCTCTCGCCACGCGGAGTTCAACGACGTCGACAGCATGCTCGACTTCGTCGAGTTGATCGCACAACGCACCGGCTTGCCGGTCGGCATCAAGTCAGCGGTCGGCGACATGACCTTCTGGGACGACCTCGCGGGCAGCATGGCTGGGGGCGCACGAGGCGTTGATTTCGTCACCATCGACGGCGGCGAAGGCGGCACGGGCGCTGCCCCGCTGGTGTTCACCGACGCCGTCGCGTTGCCCTACCTGATCGGCTTCACCCGGGTGTACGCCCGGTTTGCGCGAGCGGGCATCACCGATCAGCTCACGTTCATCGGTTCCGGCAAGCTCGGCCTGCCCCGCAGTGCCGCGGTCGCCTTCGCGCTCGGGGTCGACATGGTCAACGTGGCCCGCGAACCCATGCTCGCGCTTGGTTGTCTGCAGACCCAGAAGTGCCACAAGGGCACGTGCCCGACCGGGGTGGCCACGCAGAACAAATGGCTCGAACGTGGACTCGACCCTGAACTGAAGGCCGAGCGGGTGGCGAAGTACTTGGCTGCGCTGCGCCGCGACCTGCTCAAAGTAAGCGAAGCCGTTGGGGTCATCCACCCGTCGCTGCTCGAGCCCGGAGATGTGGAGCTCATGCTCGGCACCCGAAAGGGCACACCGCTGGGCGAGGTCTACGACTACCAGGACGGTTGGGGCGTGCTCGGTGAGCCGTGGCGTAGCCAGATCCAGGAGATCATGCTCGGCACGGCCCCGGTCGGAGGGTCGGCGCCGCCGTCGGCCACCTCGCAGGCCAACTGA
- a CDS encoding heparan-alpha-glucosaminide N-acetyltransferase: protein MSTVTDLQQAALRHVGKAPRRSRWAVIDVLRGVAIVAVVLFHLVWDLGHFGLMDHWTRTPAGRMTGHVIAGTFLFLTGFSLVLASRGGVKARPFLRRLGKLLACAYAITFASVIIAPPWLVTFGILHDIALTSVLLLPFLRGSKLIAMGAALLSFALPAMISIDSTSRWLTWTGLTPTLSPSLDVQPLFPLFGVSLLGVVLARLVIERAQLESALASWASADPLSTTMQRWGRHTLAIYLLHQPVLFGLLNLLIWTGLITPRA from the coding sequence GTGAGCACGGTCACCGATCTCCAGCAGGCGGCCCTGCGCCATGTCGGCAAGGCGCCACGTCGATCGCGTTGGGCGGTGATCGACGTCCTGCGCGGTGTCGCGATCGTGGCGGTGGTGCTCTTCCACCTCGTCTGGGATCTCGGCCATTTCGGGCTGATGGATCACTGGACACGCACGCCGGCCGGACGCATGACCGGGCATGTCATTGCGGGCACGTTCCTCTTCCTGACCGGTTTCAGTCTTGTGCTCGCTTCGCGGGGCGGTGTCAAGGCACGACCCTTCCTGCGGCGGTTGGGCAAGTTGCTGGCGTGTGCCTACGCCATCACGTTCGCAAGCGTCATCATCGCCCCGCCGTGGCTGGTGACTTTCGGAATCCTGCACGACATCGCGCTGACCAGCGTCCTACTGCTGCCCTTCCTTCGGGGATCCAAGCTCATCGCGATGGGCGCCGCCCTTCTCAGCTTCGCGCTCCCAGCGATGATCAGCATCGACTCCACCTCGCGCTGGCTGACCTGGACCGGCCTGACGCCGACGCTCTCACCCAGCCTGGACGTCCAACCGCTCTTCCCATTGTTCGGGGTATCACTTCTCGGGGTCGTGCTCGCCCGACTCGTGATCGAGCGAGCACAGTTGGAGTCGGCTCTCGCCAGCTGGGCGTCCGCAGACCCGCTCTCGACCACGATGCAGCGCTGGGGCAGGCACACTCTCGCGATCTACCTGTTGCACCAGCCCGTGCTCTTCGGGTTGTTGAACCTGCTGATCTGGACCGGACTGATCACCCCGCGAGCCTGA
- the efp gene encoding elongation factor P, with product MASTNDLKNGMVLKIDNQLWSVVEFQHVKPGKGPAFVRTKLKNVLSGKGVDKTFNAGVKVETANVDRSDMQYLYKDGNDFVFMDTKSYDQINVPAEVVGDAANYLLENQEAIVAQHEGTVLYIELPASVVLEITHTEPGLQGDRSSGGTKPATVETGAEIQVPLFLETGVKVKVDTRDGSYLGRVN from the coding sequence GTGGCATCCACGAACGACCTGAAAAACGGAATGGTGCTCAAGATCGACAACCAGTTGTGGTCGGTCGTCGAGTTCCAGCACGTGAAGCCCGGTAAGGGCCCGGCCTTCGTGCGCACCAAGCTCAAGAACGTCCTGTCGGGCAAGGGCGTTGACAAGACGTTCAACGCCGGCGTCAAGGTCGAGACGGCGAATGTCGACCGTTCCGACATGCAGTACCTCTACAAGGACGGCAACGACTTCGTCTTCATGGACACCAAGTCCTACGACCAGATCAACGTGCCTGCCGAGGTCGTCGGCGACGCCGCCAACTACCTGCTGGAGAACCAGGAAGCCATCGTCGCCCAGCACGAAGGCACCGTGCTCTACATCGAGCTCCCGGCTTCGGTCGTCCTGGAGATCACCCACACCGAGCCCGGCCTGCAGGGCGACCGCTCCAGCGGCGGCACCAAGCCGGCCACCGTCGAGACCGGGGCCGAGATCCAGGTGCCGCTCTTCCTCGAGACCGGCGTGAAGGTCAAGGTCGACACCCGCGACGGTTCTTACCTGGGTCGCGTCAACTGA